One region of Eupeodes corollae chromosome 1, idEupCoro1.1, whole genome shotgun sequence genomic DNA includes:
- the LOC129940994 gene encoding serine/threonine-protein kinase TAO3 gives MEHYEFITRTDKRSIINQINSLVGRGQASYQNELAIRKNHLQEILENEEKIYEDEFIEKIKSRVDKDIRERKKSLLQMIEDRIKEKEKFVVAMKLHQNMLNCLDIREELRRKDYRETQICQLEQMDDKFRAREREKKDDEFWLKVEKRIEDHIDRGQRQEDDLKKRLQANQCKILRNQLEEINQMRELDLAHKKKEKEEIDLKMKTHEGDEKRKALEARKARSEDVKKSIKTICEQQKLLAEEAEMFENVFHEETMIQVNKEIEEKIKSNLKMKQDTLSYLEYLKKFRNFVADRDRRHTEIVDEMDKRFYCYKSHHKKNLKASKLQEAKLSHETLLKQICEEQARKLKLEAAERENKILDNRFVKIKPHDRLKERFEIKNGLDKQLEELNRLKLEKQKLYEEELNRAEEDQNYCDQLLEKHKNENCDFLAPHPNWKLVTCFYNNKEKTDCKNKKH, from the coding sequence ATGGAGCATTATGAATTCATTACAAGAACCGACAAAAGAAGTATCATCAATCAAATCAACTCTCTAGTAGGTCGTGGTCAAGCATCGTATCAAAATGAACTAGCTATACGAAAGAATCATCTTCAAGAAATTCTCGAGAACGAAGAAAAAATCTATGAAGatgaatttatagaaaaaattaaatcccgAGTTGATAAAGACATACGCGAACGGAAGAAATCTCTTTTGCAAATGATAGAAGACCGAATTAAGGAGAAAGAAAAGTTTGTTGTAGCGATGAAGTTGCATCAGAATATGTTGAACTGTCTTGACATTCGAGAGGAACTGAGACGAAAAGACTATCGTGAAACTCAGATTTGTCAATTGGAACAAATGGATGATAAGTTCAGGGCTCGAGAGAGGGAAAAAAAAGATGATGAATTCTGGTTGAAAGTTGAGAAAAGAATTGAAGATCACATTGATCGTGGGCAAAGACAAGAAGATGATTTGAAGAAGCGATTGCAGGCAAATCAGTGTAAGATTTTACGAAATCAACTTGAAGAAATTAATCAAATGAGAGAATTGGATTTGGCTcataaaaagaaagagaaagaagaaattgatttgaaaatgaaGACTCATGAAGGAGATGAAAAGCGAAAAGCCCTTGAAGCACGAAAAGCCAGAAGTGAAGACGTTAAGAAGtctattaaaacaatttgtgaACAGCAAAAACTTCTAGCCGAGGAAGCTGAAATGTTCGAAAATGTTTTCCACGAAGAAACTATGATACAAGTGAATAaggaaattgaagaaaaaattaaaagcaatctCAAAATGAAGCAGGATACTTTGAGCTATTTGGAATACTTGAAGAAATTTAGGAATTTTGTAGCAGATAGAGATCGAAGACATACTGAAATAGTCGATGAAATGGATAAGCGATTCTATTGCTACAAAAGTCATCACAAGAAAAACCTCAAGGCAAGCAAACTACAAGAAGCCAAGTTATCACATGAAACATTGTTGAAGCAAATTTGTGAGGAACAAGCACGAAAACTGAAATTAGAAGCTGccgaaagagaaaataaaatacttgatAATCGATTTGTGAAGATAAAACCTCATGACAGGCTTAAAGAGCGTTTTGAGATAAAGAATGGACTTGACAAACAATTGGAAGAACTTAATCGTTTGaagttagaaaaacaaaaactttatgaaGAAGAACTTAATCGTGCCGAAGAAGATCAAAATTATTGTGATCAGTTATTGGAGAAGCATAAGAATGAAAATTGTGACTTTTTGGCTCCGCATCCAAATTGGAAGCTAGTGACttgtttttataacaataagGAGAAAACCGATTgcaaaaacaagaaacattaA